A stretch of DNA from Gimesia chilikensis:
TCCCGCGGATCGTGCTGTTCAGCCCCATCGCCCATGAAGATACCGGCAACAAAAATGTGCCGGATGGGAAAGCACACAACGTTCAGCTGGAAGCTTACACGCGAGCTACAGAAGCAGCGGCCCGGGAAGCAGGCGTCGCGTATGTCGATCTGTTTCACCCTTCCCAGCAGATGTTCCAGGAGTCGAGCACACCACTGACGATTAACGGAATCCATCTGACCGAAGAGGGCAACAAGCAGCTGGCGGAGATTATCTCCTCTGCCCTGTTTGGGCACCAGGTGACCGCGTCTCAGACGATGGAACCGCTGCGGTCTGCCGTGCTGGATAAGAATTACAAATGGAACAACCGCTTTCGTGCCCGTGACGGGAACGATGTGTGGGGCGGTCGTTCGATTCTCAAGTTTACTGACGACCAGACCAACGCCGAAGTGCTGCAGCACGAACTGTCGATGCTGGACGTGATGGCGAACAATCGCGATCCCCTGATCTGGGCGAAAGCCAAAGGGGAAGACTACCAGGTTGACGACAGCAACGTGCCTGCCCCTGTGAAAGTGATTTCGAATGTCGGTGGCGGCAGTAAGAGCTCAAGTGCGGTCAAAGAGGGGAACCTCAACTACATCAGTGGTCAGGAAGCGATTGAGCACATGGCGCTGGCTGACGGATTTGAAGTCAGTCTGTTTGCGGATGAAAAACAGTTCCCCGAACTGGTCAACCCCGTGCAGATTCAGTTCGATACCAAGGGACGTCTGTGGGCGGCTGTCTGGCCGACCTATCCCAAGTGGGAACCATTGAAAGAGATGAACGATGCCCTGTTGATCGTGCACGATGATGACAACGACGGCAAGGCGGATCGCGTGACCGAGTTTGCCCGCATTCAGAATCCGCTGGGTTTTGAATTCTGGAACGGAGGCGTGCTGGTCGCGTCTGCACCGGAAATTGTGTTCCTCAAGGATACTGATGGAGATGATGTGGCCGATGTGCGGACCGTGATGCTGCAGGGCCTCGATTCCTCGGACACCCATCATGCGGCCAATAACCTGATTTACGGTCCCGATGGCGCCATCTACTGGCAAAGTGGCGTGTTCATGGTACATAACCACGAACATCCCTGGGGCCCTTCGCTGCAGGCCAGTGAGTCAGCCATGTATCGTTTCGATCCACGGCGGTTCACGATTTCGATGCACGCGATCAATTCCCCCAACCCGCACGGAATTTCGTTCGATTACTGGGGCTATCATTATGCGACCGATGGCACCGGCGGACGGGCTTACCAGGTCCGGCCGGAAAAAGGCGGGTTCAAAATGCACGAACTGCTCAAGAAAGAAGTCCGTCCTGTGACGGCCAGTGAAGTGGTCAGCAGTGCGCACTTCCCCGAATCCATGCAGGGTGACTTCCTGATCTGTAACGTGATCGGGTTCCTGGGTATCAAGCACTACGATCTGGCCCGTAACGCCACCGATGGTACCGTGTGGGGTGAACCGGCGGGCGATGATCTGACCGTGATGCGTTTAAACGCGGACGGATCGAAAACGGAAGATAAATCCAGGGGGCTGATGATGAGCGGGGATAAGAATTTCCGTCCCGCTGATGCCATTTTTGCTCCCGATGGTTCGCTGTACTTCTGCGACTGGCACAACGTGATCATCGGACATATGCAGCACAACGTTCGCGACCCCAATCGCGATCATCAGCATGGTCGTATTTACCGGATGACCGCCAAGGGGCGTCCGCTGCAGAAACCGGTGGCCATCGATGGCGAGCCGATTCCTGCCCTGCTGGAAAATCTGAAATCGCCGATTGACGGCATTCGTCATCGGACCCGCGTCGAATTGAGCGAACGCGATACCGATGCCGTGATTGCCGCGACGGAAGAATGGATCAAGCAGTTTGATCCCAATAAGAAGGAAGACGCACATCACCTGCTGGAAGCACTCTGGTTGCATCAGCAGCACAATGTCCGGAACCTGGAACTGCTGGGGCTGCTGCTCAAGTCGCCCGAGCCACATGCCCGCATCGCCGCGAATACGGTGAAGCATCTCTGGTTCAACGTGGAAGGCACGATGCGTGGTGGTGTGATTGCCGAAACGGAAGAAGCCGAGACCAAGAAGTCGGGTATTCTGAGCGATACACCCGAGCTGACAACGATTCGCATCGGGACAGTCCGTGAGCGGATGCGTTACGATGTGACGAAGTTGACCGTCAAACCGGGCAAGAAGGTAAAGCTGACGTTTGCGAACCCGGATTTCATGCCGCATAACATCATGCTGGTGAATCCCGGTAAAGCCGACGAAGTCGGACTGGCAGCCATTGCCCTGGGGGCCAGCGGGTTTTCTGTGGGCTTTATTCCTGAGAGCAAAGAGATTCTCTGGCACAGCCAGCTGGTGGATCATGGTCAGGAAGAGGTGATTGAATTTGTCGCTCCGACCCAGGAAGGGGCTTATCCTTATATCTGCTCGTTCCCCGGTCACCACCTGCTGATGCGGGGCACCATGTATGTGACCAACGATCTCAAAGCGTATCTGGCGAAGAACCCGGAGAAAGAGAAGAAGATTACCAAGTGGAAACTGGCCGATCTGACCCAGGACCTGAAACGGGTCGGGCAGCATCGCAACTTCTCGCGGGGACAGGAGATTTTCACCAAGCTGGCCTGTGCCCAGTGCCATAAGGTCAATGAGCACAGCCACACGCTGGGCAAGAACCTGGCGATTGGCCCGAATCTGGATGAGGTCGTGAAGAAGCACAAACACGACCCTAAAGCGGTTCTGGCTGAAATTCTGGAGCCTTCGCGGAAGATCGAAGATAAGTACCGTACGGTGCTGTTCGTGCTGGATGACGGTCAGACCATCAACGGGAACATCGTTACCGAAGATGACAAATCGGTCACGATCCTGACCGGGCCTCCCCAGGTGAAACAGAAGAAGGTGTCGAAGGATTCGATTGAATTCCAGCGGACTTCTCCCATTTCAATTATGCCCGCCGACCTGCTGAATACGCTGGACAAAGAGGAGATTCTGGATCTGCTCGCGTTCGTGCTGTCCGGCGGGAATGCGAAGTCGGATGCGTTTCATCATCACCATTAAGAGTGGTGTCGATCGACTTCAGGTGATCAATTTGTTTTCGCAATAGAACATGGCAGCCGGGGCATTTTTCCCGGCTGCTGTTTCTATTTTGCGGGCGGTTTCTGTCTGGCTGATCATCAGTGGCTTTTGAACTGATTTGATTCGGCGCTGCTTTCGTTCTTCAATTGCGCAGTTGATACCCAGGTCGCTTCAACCGGGGCCCGGATTCCATTCTGCGCACCCTGCTCTCTTGAATACTCAAGCGTTCTGCATGTTCAGCTTGGGGGCTGAGAGCCGATGCTTAGAATGGTGCGCTGTTCCGCCGGGGGCCTGTAACGGGGGCTCGGTAGCGTTTCTTCAGTTGCACGGTTGATACCGAAGTTGTTTCAACCGGGGCTAACGCACTACGGCTAAGGCGAAAATTGCCCATGATTACCATTTTAGCGCTACAGCTCTTACAGAACAGTATAGACGATTACCGGCGGCTGACGCCTTGCCGGTCATTTATGTGTGTTGGGGATTATTGTGTGGATCGGCGTGGGGAGGTCAAGTGGAATCTGGGGGTTGAGGTCCTGTTGAAATCTTTTGAGTTCAGGCTGAATGTGCTGCGAAATGCTCTGAATGTGCTCCGAAAGCATTTGAAAATGTACGAGACAGTGAGAACCGGTGATGAATGTTTGGGTGAAAAGTTGGTGAAAATCGACGGCGATTCAGGTGCAGCCGTGTCACTGGTGCCTTGTGTTCCAGTGCTCGCATCATCCGCCTCGCGCGCGAAGCACAATTGCACAAGAATACGGTTCGGGAAGTGGGAATCAAGGGGAGTTTATGCAGTGAAGAGAACTGAACGGCACAGCTGGTTATCCGGAAGCGGTGTAATGTGTTCAGAGATCGAGTTGAAACCGCAGGCCGGCGACGAAGGCGTCGGGATAGATGCCGGAAGGAGTGGTGATGTACTGCAGATCGGGCTGGATACTGAGTGCGTCGTTGATCTGTGCTTTGTAGAAGACTTCGACCATGATTTCACTGTCGGTGCCCCCCTGGTCGAGGTCGACCCACCCTGCTCCGGCGCCGGTGACATCCTGGTCCCGACCGCGGATCAGACCGGTATAAGCGAGCCCGGCCAGGGCATCATGCGGGATCAGAGGGAAAGGAGAACGTCCATAGGTGCTGGTGGGAAAATGCTGAGCAAAGATGGTCAGGCCCTGAGGCTGGTCGTCCGTGCTGCCTGCTTCGCGGAACAGGAGCTGCTCAATCTGTACGTAATAGCCGAAGGCGCGGGGAATCGTACCGGCGGGAACCGAACCGGTGGTCTGGTAGGTAGCACCAGCGGTGAATTTCCCGGGCAGCTGTCGAAACGGGCTTTGATAGCGATATTCAAATTCGCCGATGAACAGTGCCGAGTTGTTATCGGAAAAGAGCCCGTTCGCATTACTGCGATACGCGTCCCAGCCTCCGACTCTGAGACTGAGATCGGAGTTGACTTCGGTCATAAATACGATAGCGGGACTGGGCGCAGGGAACGAAGGCAGACCCGCCGAGGGGGAGAGACCAAAGGCAGAGTTGATGAAATCGCTGGCGGCATCGATTGCCAGGAAGAGGTTACTGATATCCTGTTTGCCGACGCGCATCGTCACACCGGAATCGTAGAGGCCGACCTCCCACCAGAGTTCACTGATCTGCGCGATGTTGTCGAACGAGTCAATACTGCTGATGATCTGTGTGGCGCCGACATACTCATCCAGGCCGCGACCGTGGGTGTTCTGGAACAGGATCGAAGCACGTCCCGGGATGTCGAGCTTCATTTTTTCAAAATCGAGATCAACGGTGAGGTCGAGCAGACCTTCGTACTGAGTTGAACCGTTGGTGGCGATACCGCCGTGGGCATTGGTGAAGACTTCACCGTAATAGACGGGGGAGACAGCGATGCCGCTATCGGATTTGAACCAGTCAGGGATCAGTGTCGGATCGTCAGGAGACGTATTGCTGGAGGGAGCCACTATGCTAGCGGGTTCAACGGGGAGACAGTCGATTTGTTCTGTCAGACTCTCTTCTGCGCAGGGCTGACTGCAGACTGCCTGGGGGGCAGACAGAACCAGGATCAGAAATATCAGCGGGACGACAGAATTCAGCCGCAACGTTACGCTCCCCATTCACGCTGCGTGAGAATATTCAGACCGGAAAACAGCGCGCAATACTCTTATTTTCGGCAGAATTGACGCGGTGATCCAGTCTGGGGGAATAGTCAAACTAAGGAGAGAATGACGGCATGTTTCAATTGGATTGCAGGGCTTTCTGCCCTGTTTGGGGTTGTGTGGCCAGGTGTTTTCGCAGGAAGGCTTCAACGAGTTGCATCCGCTGTGCATCAAAAAACTGAGGACCACCATGAGCGCCGCCGTGAATGACTTCGAAAGTGACATCCAGATCGTGCTGCTTGTATTTGCCGTGCAGTTCGTGGGACTGGTTGATGGGGACCTGCGGGTCCTGATCTCCGTGAATCATGAGCAGCGGCGGATCTTGCTCGTCTACGTGAAAGACGGGGCTGGCGAGACGGGCGAGTTCGGGCATGTTTTCCGGGCGGTCACCCAGCAGGAGTTGCAGCGCGGGGACGCGGACACTCAAACCATGCGGCGTGGACTGGGGGAGGATTGTCATGAAGTTGGTGGGACCATAGTAGTCGACGATGGCATCGACGCGGGAGGATTCCTGATCGAAGTCGCCGAGGTCCCCTTCCAACTGCGGGTGTCCGTTGGTGACACCCATCAGGGCGACCAGGTGTCCTCCAGCCGAAGAACCGAGAATGCCGATTTTGGTGGCGTCGTAGCCGTACTTCTCTGCAGAGCCGCGCAGGAAGCGAATGGCGGCTTTAATATCGTGGATCTGGGCCGGGAAGCGCGCGACCGGGGAGAGACGGTAATCGACGCTGGCGACGGCGAAGCCCTGCTGGACCAGTGCAGCGAGGGGCATGTGGTCTTTGGAGCCGGCCCGCCAGGCGCCGCCATGGATCCAGACCAGGAGCGGCGGTTGCGAGACTCCCTCGGGGAGGTAGAGGTCAAGCTGCAGGCGGTGTCCGTCTGCGGTCGCGTACTGGATGTCATTGATCCGCTGAATCGATTCCACGGCGAAACTCCTGTCGGGGGATACAAACAGCATCAGGGCCAGCATGAGTCCGGCCCGGTAGAAAGGTCGCATAAGTGCCTCTTTCTCAGCTTGATTATCGGGGCGATCCCGGAGGTTTCCGGATGTGTCCATTGTATACCTTAGGGACGGGGAATGACAGGTTGGAAGTCGGCTGGGCCGGGGGGGAGAGGGACGATCTGGATTTCCCCCTTTTCCCCGTCGATCCGATCTGTAGAATTCCTGTTACGGGGTGGGACTGATGCTGGTAACCACGCTAATCTGGCCTGGATTGAGGATTTGTGAATAACTGTGAAATCCGAAAAAATCTCGGTCGCAAAGAATTCAGGGGAGTGCTATGATCCGCTGCCTGCCTGTGGATCGACAGCGCCACTCAAACACAAGCGATTTTCTCACCCTGGGGGTCGTGCCTGCACTCCAAAATCCCCTTTGCGAATGGTTTATCCGTGTAAAGGAAACCCCGATGCAGGATTCCGCTGTGAGTTCAACAGGCAAGCGTCTCCCGGTGGGAGTGCGTTTCGACGCGAATTTTTTTCAAGGATAGATGTACCGTGTGGTCTCTAAAAACAGCACAGCGGGCGCTGATCGCCGCCGGCTGTATGGCGATGATTTACACCCAGTTTACGATGTCACCCGCGACGATTGAGTTCGCACGTTCGCTGGGAGCGACCGGGTTACACATCGGGATTCTGGGTGCCCTGCCGACGTTGATGCTGTTTTTCCAGTTCCTGGCAGCGATTGTCGCCAATCACCTGGAATACCGCCGCTGGCTCTGGTTGCCGATTTCGATTCTGCAGCGTTTGATTCTGGTGCCTGTGGCGCTGGTTCCCTGGCTGCTGCCCTCCCTGTCTGATACGGCCTGGCTCTGGTGGCTGATCGTGCTGACCGCGGTCAACCACGCGCTGATTCACTTTACTACGCCGCTCTGGCTGTCGTGGCTGGGAGATTATCTGCCGCACAAGGGGCTCAATCATTATTGGGGCTACCGCCAGGTCTGGATGTACTGGACCGGGGCGATTTCGCTGCTGGGCGGTGCGATTTTTCTGGCAGAGAGTGGCCTGGATATCAAGTACGGGTTTGCCTGGCTGGTTGGCGTCGGATCGATTTTTGGTGTGTTCGATATTCTGTTCTACATGAAGATCGAAGAGCCGCCTGTGGCGAAGGTCAAAGAGCCGAAGCTGAAAAAGGTGCTGATGACGCCTTTTCTGGATCCGAATTTCCGATCTTATATTTCGTTCACCTGTTTCTGGCATTTTGCCGCGATGCTGGGCGCTCCCTTCATCAGCTATTACCTGCTGGAATACACTGGCATGGACGTGTTCCGGTTGCTGTTGCTCTGGACGTGTGCATGGCTCGGAGGCGCGATCTTTTCCAAGCGACTGGGGTCGATGGCCGATCATTATGGAAACCGGCCGGTACTGATTCTGTGTACGGCGTTCAAATCGACCAACATGATCGGGCTGCTGTTTCTTCCGAAAGATCCGACGCTGGCGTTCTGGATTATGGTGCCGGTGTTTATCATCGATTCACTGCTGAATGCGGGGATTGCGATCGCCAATAACGGCTTCATGCTCAAGAATTCTCCTTCCGAAAACCGGACGATGTATATCGCTGCGGGAACCGCCCTGGCGGGACTGGTGGGCGGTATTACTTCGATTCTGGCGGGGGCGTTTCTGGTGATGTCCTCAGGCTGGAGCGTGACGATTCTGGGAAAAGAGTTCAATAATTTTCACCTGATTTTCTTCATCAGTCTGCTGATGCGGCTGGTCGCAGCTTTCTATGCCCGCTCGGTTCGCGAACCGGATTCGCACTGGACGGCTCAGGTGATTATGAAGCTGGTAGGCGTGACGCCGTTCCGGATGATGCGGTTTCCCGTGGGTCTGTATCGTTCCTTCAAGGCCGACGAATTAAAGGGGATGTCGCCTAAGGAAAAACGGAAACAGAGCCGTCTGGAGAAAGCGAAGCAGACCCAGAACGCGGGCAGTGGTTCTGTGGATTAGATAGAGAGATCCTGTTGACGACGTAGCGACTGTCTTAAAAAATCAGATTTTAATCACGTTTGCCTCCCATTTTTTCCCTTCTTTGACCATGGTGTTGAGAATGATGAGCAGTTTCCGCATGGCGGCCACGAGGGCGACCATTTTGGACTTTCCATTTTCCACGAGCCGTTTGTAGA
This window harbors:
- a CDS encoding PVC-type heme-binding CxxCH protein, producing the protein MKRFSHRCAVSSLKSAGWAVALCLSLFVTSFASAGPLVYEGTEGPGKGKHIVFLAGDHEYRSEESLPELARILAKRHGFKCTVLFNIDPETGEIVAGNSNIPGMEALKTADLAVVFLRFQNLPKEQMQHLDDYLKRGGPVVGMRTATHAFNMPESAPFSKYSYQSKDKDYEKGFGHQVLGQTWVGHYGTNHKQSTRITIIDDKKQHPILRGVKDIWVQAGGYVGKPIDGEVLTMAQPLNGMQPDSPADETKPPMPSEWTRTYTSASGKKGRVFTTLYGTPEDLLNDGYRRMLVNACYWALGMEDAIKADANVDFVGPFEPNTFGFGTYAHGIKPEAYAGFKSPIPANHNTKRTDTPQKGGKKAAPKKKDNKSASKSKEPTASLATGKPARFVRIELPGDKRILTLAEVEVISGGKNVAKGAKATQSSTMGSAVAAKALDGNKSADWGKGGQTHTSNSGSKNPWWEVDLGRAVDVDKVAIWNREGYEGRLEDFTLTLLDADRKEVFRLTKVPAPFSMEIDVKNKGKLEYLTHNGKAGVPYKSTSKSVGAESGSQVEDPTLVEVPADYRDPIPFKFQEGDVVAILGNGLPDRMQHDGWLETLLQSELQGKKVRFRNMSVSGDQVDSFPRSKGAATTTEMLRHVKADVVLAFFGYNESFQGVKKAGDYQKRLVDFVRKTRGSKANGKSFPRIVLFSPIAHEDTGNKNVPDGKAHNVQLEAYTRATEAAAREAGVAYVDLFHPSQQMFQESSTPLTINGIHLTEEGNKQLAEIISSALFGHQVTASQTMEPLRSAVLDKNYKWNNRFRARDGNDVWGGRSILKFTDDQTNAEVLQHELSMLDVMANNRDPLIWAKAKGEDYQVDDSNVPAPVKVISNVGGGSKSSSAVKEGNLNYISGQEAIEHMALADGFEVSLFADEKQFPELVNPVQIQFDTKGRLWAAVWPTYPKWEPLKEMNDALLIVHDDDNDGKADRVTEFARIQNPLGFEFWNGGVLVASAPEIVFLKDTDGDDVADVRTVMLQGLDSSDTHHAANNLIYGPDGAIYWQSGVFMVHNHEHPWGPSLQASESAMYRFDPRRFTISMHAINSPNPHGISFDYWGYHYATDGTGGRAYQVRPEKGGFKMHELLKKEVRPVTASEVVSSAHFPESMQGDFLICNVIGFLGIKHYDLARNATDGTVWGEPAGDDLTVMRLNADGSKTEDKSRGLMMSGDKNFRPADAIFAPDGSLYFCDWHNVIIGHMQHNVRDPNRDHQHGRIYRMTAKGRPLQKPVAIDGEPIPALLENLKSPIDGIRHRTRVELSERDTDAVIAATEEWIKQFDPNKKEDAHHLLEALWLHQQHNVRNLELLGLLLKSPEPHARIAANTVKHLWFNVEGTMRGGVIAETEEAETKKSGILSDTPELTTIRIGTVRERMRYDVTKLTVKPGKKVKLTFANPDFMPHNIMLVNPGKADEVGLAAIALGASGFSVGFIPESKEILWHSQLVDHGQEEVIEFVAPTQEGAYPYICSFPGHHLLMRGTMYVTNDLKAYLAKNPEKEKKITKWKLADLTQDLKRVGQHRNFSRGQEIFTKLACAQCHKVNEHSHTLGKNLAIGPNLDEVVKKHKHDPKAVLAEILEPSRKIEDKYRTVLFVLDDGQTINGNIVTEDDKSVTILTGPPQVKQKKVSKDSIEFQRTSPISIMPADLLNTLDKEEILDLLAFVLSGGNAKSDAFHHHH
- a CDS encoding carbohydrate porin, translating into MRLNSVVPLIFLILVLSAPQAVCSQPCAEESLTEQIDCLPVEPASIVAPSSNTSPDDPTLIPDWFKSDSGIAVSPVYYGEVFTNAHGGIATNGSTQYEGLLDLTVDLDFEKMKLDIPGRASILFQNTHGRGLDEYVGATQIISSIDSFDNIAQISELWWEVGLYDSGVTMRVGKQDISNLFLAIDAASDFINSAFGLSPSAGLPSFPAPSPAIVFMTEVNSDLSLRVGGWDAYRSNANGLFSDNNSALFIGEFEYRYQSPFRQLPGKFTAGATYQTTGSVPAGTIPRAFGYYVQIEQLLFREAGSTDDQPQGLTIFAQHFPTSTYGRSPFPLIPHDALAGLAYTGLIRGRDQDVTGAGAGWVDLDQGGTDSEIMVEVFYKAQINDALSIQPDLQYITTPSGIYPDAFVAGLRFQLDL
- a CDS encoding alpha/beta hydrolase, which produces MRPFYRAGLMLALMLFVSPDRSFAVESIQRINDIQYATADGHRLQLDLYLPEGVSQPPLLVWIHGGAWRAGSKDHMPLAALVQQGFAVASVDYRLSPVARFPAQIHDIKAAIRFLRGSAEKYGYDATKIGILGSSAGGHLVALMGVTNGHPQLEGDLGDFDQESSRVDAIVDYYGPTNFMTILPQSTPHGLSVRVPALQLLLGDRPENMPELARLASPVFHVDEQDPPLLMIHGDQDPQVPINQSHELHGKYKQHDLDVTFEVIHGGAHGGPQFFDAQRMQLVEAFLRKHLATQPQTGQKALQSN
- a CDS encoding MFS transporter, which encodes MWSLKTAQRALIAAGCMAMIYTQFTMSPATIEFARSLGATGLHIGILGALPTLMLFFQFLAAIVANHLEYRRWLWLPISILQRLILVPVALVPWLLPSLSDTAWLWWLIVLTAVNHALIHFTTPLWLSWLGDYLPHKGLNHYWGYRQVWMYWTGAISLLGGAIFLAESGLDIKYGFAWLVGVGSIFGVFDILFYMKIEEPPVAKVKEPKLKKVLMTPFLDPNFRSYISFTCFWHFAAMLGAPFISYYLLEYTGMDVFRLLLLWTCAWLGGAIFSKRLGSMADHYGNRPVLILCTAFKSTNMIGLLFLPKDPTLAFWIMVPVFIIDSLLNAGIAIANNGFMLKNSPSENRTMYIAAGTALAGLVGGITSILAGAFLVMSSGWSVTILGKEFNNFHLIFFISLLMRLVAAFYARSVREPDSHWTAQVIMKLVGVTPFRMMRFPVGLYRSFKADELKGMSPKEKRKQSRLEKAKQTQNAGSGSVD